A single genomic interval of Sinorhizobium garamanticum harbors:
- a CDS encoding AAA family ATPase, giving the protein METLTDRITRYLLARIRRLAILDLYERAAVAGLLEADFIVAGDETTGTVWRVPEQSLRLLHADPVKAQAEITRRLGKAPHKTTAIDVLIQDLPAEPVHGKLRSAPKGRTDRENLAAGRLKSGPVVAAQVPEKTPSASSEFLALLREHIAPPSVAHVAVALLVARAVGSSVPGLSALSAVLRNPGAFVLIKAPVGRFERRFGLMLEDGLIVPYWTKLEDVHRSSPLSDGYGERRRGKTRKTIKTLAGTDVPKAVERSLSRFLVDVLLERSAPVVLADETKTALPPFVSMTPDLLLECGGLDHELMAELLQMCCDIAPKQSLRQMEKIALDLEGLSIDALALAVRPGRGLEHILSILEVLGERARSSDKSDDDDDDGRGSGRSSDRSGRPKVKSRFLIKDGDDLPKSVDGIDVVQPEKPAETSGKESSGSASVDPANPEHSRLRQLRVETLSGYGDARDWALDLKTDLQLWRDGGLAWSEMSTKLILSGPPGTGKTTYARALCNSLQVPLLVTSVASWLEPGYLGDVLKRMSKAFEVARENAPVILFIDEVDNIGNRSAGRREQHDDYWRSLINRLLELLDGTSKTEGVIVVAATNLPEKIDPALLRSGRLEKHVAISMPDMEALTGILAHHLGADLAGVLASAPSGSPKTIETARQNQAYAGSDADVIDQYNRGVSQDV; this is encoded by the coding sequence ATGGAAACCCTGACTGATCGCATCACGCGCTACCTGCTTGCCCGCATCCGCCGCCTGGCCATCCTCGATCTTTACGAGCGCGCCGCCGTTGCCGGATTGCTGGAGGCGGACTTCATCGTCGCCGGCGACGAAACGACCGGGACGGTCTGGCGTGTCCCGGAGCAATCCTTGCGTCTGCTCCATGCCGATCCGGTCAAGGCGCAGGCGGAAATCACGCGACGTCTCGGAAAGGCACCGCACAAGACGACGGCGATCGACGTGCTGATCCAGGACCTCCCCGCAGAGCCCGTCCATGGAAAACTTCGTTCTGCCCCGAAGGGCAGGACCGATCGGGAAAACCTTGCCGCGGGCCGCCTGAAATCGGGACCGGTCGTTGCCGCTCAGGTTCCGGAGAAGACGCCATCGGCGTCCAGCGAATTCCTGGCGCTGCTTCGGGAGCACATTGCTCCGCCCAGCGTCGCCCATGTCGCCGTCGCCCTCCTGGTCGCCCGTGCCGTTGGTTCAAGCGTTCCCGGATTATCGGCACTGTCAGCCGTCCTTCGGAACCCTGGAGCCTTCGTGCTGATCAAAGCGCCGGTTGGCCGTTTCGAACGCCGCTTCGGCCTTATGCTCGAGGACGGCCTGATCGTTCCTTACTGGACCAAGCTAGAAGACGTCCATCGCAGCAGCCCGCTCTCGGATGGTTACGGAGAGCGCCGTCGTGGAAAGACCCGCAAGACGATCAAGACACTTGCCGGGACAGATGTGCCGAAGGCGGTCGAGCGGTCGTTGAGCCGGTTCCTTGTGGATGTACTGCTGGAGCGGTCAGCGCCCGTGGTCCTTGCCGATGAGACAAAAACCGCCCTTCCGCCTTTTGTGTCCATGACGCCCGACCTTTTGCTTGAGTGCGGTGGTCTCGATCACGAACTGATGGCGGAACTCCTGCAGATGTGTTGCGACATCGCGCCGAAGCAGTCGCTACGGCAGATGGAGAAGATAGCGCTTGATCTTGAGGGCCTCTCGATCGATGCGCTGGCGCTGGCTGTTCGTCCCGGACGCGGTCTCGAACACATTCTGTCGATCCTCGAAGTCCTCGGCGAACGGGCGCGCTCCTCCGACAAGTCGGACGATGACGACGATGATGGCCGCGGCTCCGGGCGCAGCAGCGATCGGTCTGGGCGGCCGAAGGTCAAGAGCCGGTTTTTGATCAAGGACGGTGATGACCTACCAAAATCCGTGGATGGGATCGATGTCGTTCAGCCGGAGAAGCCGGCGGAGACATCTGGGAAGGAGAGCAGCGGCAGCGCATCCGTTGATCCAGCCAATCCGGAACACAGCCGGCTGCGTCAGTTGCGGGTCGAGACACTCTCGGGCTATGGCGACGCACGCGACTGGGCGCTCGACCTCAAGACAGACCTTCAGCTTTGGCGCGACGGTGGGCTGGCCTGGAGCGAGATGAGTACGAAACTGATCCTGTCGGGACCGCCCGGCACCGGCAAGACGACCTATGCCCGCGCGCTTTGCAATAGTTTGCAGGTTCCGCTGCTGGTGACGTCGGTGGCGTCCTGGCTTGAACCCGGTTATCTCGGCGACGTCCTCAAGCGCATGTCCAAGGCCTTCGAAGTGGCACGGGAAAACGCTCCGGTCATCCTGTTCATCGACGAAGTCGATAACATCGGAAACCGGTCCGCAGGTCGACGGGAGCAGCATGACGACTATTGGCGCTCGCTGATTAACCGTCTTCTCGAGCTTCTCGACGGGACTTCGAAGACCGAGGGCGTGATCGTCGTGGCGGCAACGAACCTCCCCGAAAAGATCGATCCGGCCCTGTTGCGATCCGGGCGGTTGGAAAAGCATGTCGCGATCTCCATGCCGGATATGGAGGCGCTTACCGGCATCCTCGCTCATCATCTCGGAGCTGATCTGGCTGGTGTGTTGGCGTCTGCGCCGTCGGGCAGCCCCAAAACGATCGAAACAGCACGGCAGAACCAGGCCTATGCTGGCAGTGATGCAGACGTCATTGACCAATACAATCGAGGAGTTTCCCAAGATGTCTGA
- a CDS encoding type I restriction-modification system subunit M, whose protein sequence is MTSAEQRAELQRRIWQIANDVRGAVDGWDFKQYVLGTLFYRFISENFASYIEADDDSINYAELPDGVITPEIKDDAIKTKGYFIYPGQLFANVAKKANTNESLNTDLAKIFGDIEASANGYPSEADIKGLFADFDTTSNRLGNTVKDKNARLAAVIKGVAELNFGDFNGSQIDLFGDAYEFLISNYAATAGKSGGEFFTPQHVSKLIAKLAMHKQTSVNKIYDPACGSGSLLLQAKKHFDAHIVEEGFFGQEINHTTYNLARMNMFLHNINYDKFNIGLGNTLIEPHFGDDKPFDAIVSNPPYSVKWVGSDDPTLINDDRYAPAGVLAPKSKADFAFVLHTLSYLSSKGRAAIVCFPGIFYRSGAEQKIRQYLVDNNFVETVISLAPNLFFGTTIAVNILVLSKHKTDTNTQFIDASGLFKRGANNNFLTDKHIEEIMQVFDSKANFEHFAKSIPIEAIAANDYNLSVSSYVESKNNREVVDIAELNTELKTTVTRIDQLRAEIEAIVAEIEA, encoded by the coding sequence ATGACAAGCGCTGAACAACGCGCCGAGCTACAACGCCGAATCTGGCAGATCGCCAATGATGTGCGAGGCGCGGTTGATGGCTGGGACTTCAAGCAATACGTGCTTGGCACCCTGTTCTACCGCTTTATCAGCGAAAATTTTGCGAGCTACATCGAAGCCGATGACGACAGCATCAATTATGCGGAATTGCCCGATGGCGTTATTACGCCAGAAATCAAAGATGATGCGATCAAAACCAAAGGGTATTTCATCTATCCTGGCCAGCTATTTGCCAATGTCGCAAAGAAAGCCAACACCAACGAGAGCCTGAATACCGACCTGGCAAAAATCTTCGGGGACATCGAAGCATCAGCCAACGGCTATCCATCTGAAGCTGACATCAAGGGTCTGTTTGCCGACTTTGATACAACCAGCAACCGCCTTGGCAACACGGTGAAAGATAAGAATGCCCGTTTGGCCGCTGTAATCAAAGGCGTGGCAGAGCTGAATTTCGGCGATTTTAACGGCAGCCAGATCGACCTTTTCGGTGATGCCTACGAATTCCTTATCTCCAATTACGCCGCCACTGCTGGGAAGTCCGGCGGGGAGTTTTTTACACCGCAACATGTGTCGAAGTTGATTGCGAAGCTTGCCATGCACAAGCAAACCAGCGTCAACAAGATTTATGATCCGGCGTGTGGTTCAGGGTCCCTGCTGTTGCAGGCCAAAAAGCACTTTGACGCACATATCGTGGAGGAGGGTTTTTTCGGTCAGGAGATCAACCATACGACCTATAACCTCGCCCGCATGAACATGTTTTTGCATAACATCAACTACGACAAGTTCAATATCGGGTTGGGCAATACGCTGATCGAACCGCATTTTGGTGATGACAAGCCGTTTGATGCCATCGTTTCCAACCCGCCTTATTCGGTGAAATGGGTAGGCTCCGATGACCCGACACTGATCAACGACGATCGCTATGCCCCTGCGGGTGTACTTGCACCAAAATCCAAAGCGGATTTCGCTTTCGTACTGCACACGCTTAGCTACCTCTCCAGCAAGGGTCGCGCTGCCATTGTTTGCTTTCCAGGTATTTTCTACCGTAGCGGTGCTGAACAGAAAATTCGGCAATATCTGGTGGATAACAACTTCGTGGAAACCGTGATTTCATTGGCTCCCAACCTATTTTTTGGCACCACCATTGCCGTGAATATTCTGGTCCTTTCCAAACACAAGACCGATACCAACACGCAATTTATCGACGCGAGCGGCCTATTTAAAAGAGGGGCCAACAACAATTTTCTGACCGATAAACATATCGAAGAAATCATGCAGGTCTTCGATAGCAAGGCGAATTTTGAGCATTTTGCCAAATCCATTCCCATTGAGGCCATCGCTGCGAACGATTACAACCTTTCGGTCAGCTCCTATGTAGAATCCAAAAACAACCGAGAAGTGGTGGATATCGCCGAGCTGAATACCGAATTGAAAACGACGGTTACTAGAATTGACCAGTTGCGGGCGGAGATTGAGGCCATCGTTGCGGAGATTGAAGCATGA
- a CDS encoding restriction endonuclease subunit S — protein MSKLGYLEKLLDGAGVEWKPLEKVGTFQRGKRFVRSDMGSVGIPCIHYGDIYTRYGVWIKEAKAFLNENLASKLRAANPGDVVIVAAGETIEDIGNGTAWLGTDDVVIHDACFSFKSQLNPKYVSYFLRTEIFKEQIKSKISSGKISSINARGLGQANIPIPCPKSPEKSLAIQAEIVRILDAFTELTAELTAELTARKKQYNHYRDQLLTFDDREVEWRVLGDLCSISVGQSPEIDEIGEYPFVNAGTTPSGYLSAYNTDADTITTPSRGQGGIGYVGYQKTRFWCGPLCYRIRSASKNFSTRFLYYVMASRMEDIVGLANMAGVPALNKKDLVGFPVPLPSIEEQARIVAILDKFDALTNSSQEGLPREIALRHKQYKYYRDLLLSFRKSEGMVA, from the coding sequence ATGAGCAAGCTGGGTTATTTGGAAAAGCTTCTGGATGGAGCTGGGGTGGAGTGGAAGCCTTTAGAGAAGGTAGGGACGTTTCAAAGAGGCAAGAGGTTTGTAAGAAGCGATATGGGTTCGGTCGGAATCCCGTGCATTCATTACGGCGACATTTACACCCGTTACGGCGTTTGGATAAAAGAAGCTAAAGCATTTCTAAATGAAAACTTAGCCTCGAAGTTGAGAGCCGCAAATCCCGGCGATGTTGTCATTGTTGCTGCGGGTGAGACCATAGAAGATATTGGTAACGGCACGGCGTGGCTGGGTACCGATGACGTAGTAATTCACGATGCCTGTTTCTCGTTTAAAAGCCAACTGAACCCGAAATATGTCTCATATTTCTTGAGAACGGAAATATTTAAGGAACAAATTAAAAGTAAAATCTCTAGTGGAAAGATATCCTCAATAAACGCGAGAGGCTTGGGTCAAGCTAATATCCCCATCCCATGCCCAAAAAGCCCGGAAAAATCGCTGGCGATTCAGGCGGAGATTGTGCGCATTTTAGACGCATTTACCGAGCTTACCGCAGAGCTTACAGCAGAGCTTACCGCCCGCAAAAAACAATATAACCATTATCGTGACCAACTACTCACGTTTGATGACCGTGAAGTGGAATGGAGGGTTTTGGGGGATTTATGTAGCATTAGTGTAGGGCAATCGCCGGAGATTGATGAAATAGGCGAGTATCCGTTCGTCAATGCAGGAACAACGCCATCAGGTTATCTTTCTGCCTACAATACGGACGCAGACACAATTACAACTCCTTCCCGGGGACAGGGCGGAATTGGATATGTGGGCTATCAAAAAACGCGATTTTGGTGTGGTCCGCTATGCTACAGAATTCGCAGTGCAAGTAAAAATTTTAGTACACGGTTTTTATACTATGTCATGGCCAGTCGCATGGAGGACATAGTAGGGCTAGCGAATATGGCAGGAGTTCCCGCGCTGAACAAAAAAGATTTGGTCGGATTTCCAGTGCCTCTACCATCCATTGAAGAACAGGCCCGCATCGTCGCCATCCTCGATAAATTCGATGCCCTTACCAACTCGTCTCAGGAAGGCTTGCCGCGTGAAATTGCGCTGCGCCATAAGCAATATAAATATTACCGCGACTTGCTGCTGAGCTTCCGCAAGTCTGAAGGGATGGTTGCGTAA
- a CDS encoding AAA family ATPase, translating to MSKTLKEVAEELKRTNKTVQLIYAFNGTGKTRLSREFKNLVAPKNGDAGGDEAEAKLSRTKILYYNAFTEDLFYWDNDLTLDAEPKLKIQPNTFTDWILRDQGQDQYVISNFQRYADNRLTPHFSEDFSEVTFSIERGTDERSGNLKISKGEESNFIWSIFYTLLDQVITILNVSEVSERETDQFNRLEYVFIDDPVSSLDENHLIELAVNLARLIKSNQSGLKFIITTHNPLFYNVLFNELASDEKTLNYKSKFFGKYRLDKIEDGTFHLEEQSNDSPFSYHLFLMNELLSATSSGQIRKYHFNFLRNILEKTSTFLGYKKWGDLLPKTNDGTSAPYMSRIINISSHSKHAGEEVADLTEDDKRVLGYLVNELIRDYRFQRPEGQNG from the coding sequence ATGAGCAAGACGCTGAAGGAGGTCGCTGAAGAGCTCAAGCGCACCAACAAAACGGTGCAGTTAATCTATGCCTTTAATGGAACGGGCAAGACCCGTCTCTCGCGGGAATTCAAAAACCTTGTTGCGCCCAAAAATGGCGATGCTGGCGGTGATGAAGCGGAAGCAAAATTGTCGCGCACTAAAATCCTCTATTATAACGCTTTCACGGAAGACCTGTTTTATTGGGATAACGACTTGACGCTGGATGCCGAGCCTAAGCTAAAAATTCAGCCCAATACCTTTACCGACTGGATTTTGAGAGATCAGGGGCAAGACCAATACGTCATCAGCAATTTTCAGCGCTACGCCGATAACAGGCTGACCCCGCATTTTAGTGAGGATTTCAGTGAAGTCACATTTTCTATTGAGCGCGGGACGGATGAGCGTTCAGGGAATTTAAAAATCTCAAAGGGTGAAGAAAGCAATTTCATCTGGAGCATTTTTTACACGCTTCTGGACCAGGTGATTACCATTCTCAATGTCTCCGAGGTGAGTGAGCGCGAGACAGATCAGTTTAACCGGCTGGAATATGTATTTATTGATGACCCTGTCAGCTCGCTGGATGAGAACCATCTGATCGAGCTGGCGGTCAATTTGGCGCGTCTGATTAAGTCTAACCAATCGGGCTTGAAGTTTATCATCACCACGCACAACCCGCTTTTCTATAACGTGCTTTTCAATGAGCTGGCGAGCGATGAAAAAACATTAAACTACAAGTCGAAATTCTTCGGTAAGTATAGGCTAGATAAAATAGAGGACGGCACGTTTCATCTGGAGGAACAGAGTAACGATTCCCCATTTTCATATCATCTGTTCTTGATGAATGAGCTGCTCAGCGCCACGAGCAGCGGTCAAATCAGAAAATATCATTTCAATTTCTTGAGAAATATACTGGAGAAAACCTCCACATTCCTCGGTTATAAAAAATGGGGCGATCTTTTGCCAAAAACCAATGACGGAACGTCAGCCCCCTACATGTCTAGGATAATAAATATCTCCAGCCACTCAAAGCATGCGGGAGAAGAGGTCGCTGACCTTACCGAAGATGACAAGCGTGTCTTAGGCTATTTGGTCAATGAATTGATTAGGGATTATCGTTTCCAGCGACCGGAGGGGCAAAATGGTTGA
- a CDS encoding HsdR family type I site-specific deoxyribonuclease — protein MVEQTIPIAESNRFIVLDRYAKEWGAYDGYQSEGDLERELVQDLVNQGYEFVAKLNTAEAMLANVRLQLQTLNDVQFADSEWLRFVESYLDRPSDSIVDKTRKIHDDYIHDFVFDDGHIQNIFLLDKKNIARNKVQVIKQFEQTGTHANRYDVTILVNGLPLVQIELKKRGVSIREAFNQIHRYSKESFNSNSSLFRYVQLFVISNGTDSRYFANTTQRNKNSFDFTMNWAKSDNGLIRDLKDFTATFFQKNTLLNVLLHYSVFDVSDTLLVMRPYQIAATERILWKIKSSFEAKNWSKPESGGYIWHTTGSGKTLTSFKAARLATELDFIDKVFFVVDRKDLDYQTMKEYQRFSPDSVNGSDSTAGLKRNLEKDDNKIIVTTIQKLNNLMKSEGDLPIYHKQVVFIFDECHRSQFGEAQKNLKRKFKRFYQFGFTGTPIFPQNASGAETTASVFGRELHSYVITDAIRDEKVLKFKVDYNDVRPQFKAIETEQDEKKLNAAENKRALLHPERIREISQYILNNFRQKTHRLQGGNKGFNAMFAVSGVEAAKQYYETLNKLQANSGKPLRIATIFSYAANEEQDAVGDIQDESFDVSAMNSSAKEFLSAAIADYNTFFRTNFSVDGNGFQNYYRDLAQRVKSKEVDLLIVVGMFLTGFDAPTLNTLFVDKNLRYHGLIQAYSRTNRIFDATKTFGNIVTFRDLEEATVNAITLFGDTNTKNVVLEKSYQEYMEGFTDVVTGEARRGFVDVVTELELRFPNPDEIIKESDKKAFAKLFGEYLRVENVLQNYDEFASLKALQSVDTSNPEAVEAFKAEHHLSDDDIAVLKAIRVPAERKIQDYRSIYNDIRDWLRREKAANEADKSTVDWDDVVFEVDLLKSQEINLDYILEQIFENNKKVKDKAALVDDVRRMIRASLGNRAKESLLVDFINQTDLDKIGDKASVIDAFFTFAQAEQQREAEDLISAEGLNVEAAKRYITNSIKREFASDNGTELNAILPKMSPLNPQYLTKKQTVFQKIVLFVEKFKGVGGQI, from the coding sequence ATGGTTGAACAGACCATACCTATCGCGGAATCAAACCGCTTCATCGTTTTGGATAGATATGCCAAGGAATGGGGGGCGTACGATGGTTACCAGAGCGAAGGTGATCTGGAACGTGAGCTTGTTCAGGACCTAGTTAATCAGGGCTATGAATTCGTGGCCAAGCTCAACACCGCTGAAGCCATGCTGGCCAATGTTCGTCTGCAGCTGCAAACCTTGAACGACGTGCAATTTGCTGACAGCGAATGGCTGCGGTTTGTGGAGAGCTACCTGGACAGGCCCAGCGATAGCATCGTTGATAAAACGCGTAAAATTCACGATGATTATATTCATGACTTCGTTTTTGATGATGGCCATATCCAGAATATCTTTCTGCTTGATAAAAAGAACATTGCCCGCAACAAAGTGCAAGTGATCAAGCAATTTGAACAAACCGGCACGCACGCCAATCGCTACGACGTTACCATCTTGGTCAACGGCTTGCCGCTGGTGCAGATTGAGCTGAAAAAGCGCGGCGTCTCCATTCGCGAAGCCTTCAATCAGATACACCGTTACAGCAAAGAGAGCTTTAACAGCAACAGTTCTCTTTTTAGATATGTGCAGCTATTTGTCATTTCCAATGGTACGGATAGCCGTTACTTCGCTAACACCACGCAGCGCAACAAAAACAGCTTTGACTTCACCATGAACTGGGCAAAGTCTGATAACGGTCTGATTAGAGACTTAAAAGACTTTACGGCGACGTTTTTCCAAAAAAACACTTTGCTGAACGTGCTGCTACATTATTCGGTTTTCGATGTGAGCGACACTTTGTTGGTGATGAGGCCTTACCAGATTGCCGCCACCGAGCGAATTCTATGGAAAATTAAGAGTTCATTTGAAGCCAAAAACTGGAGCAAACCGGAAAGCGGGGGATATATCTGGCACACTACCGGTTCTGGCAAAACACTAACCAGCTTTAAGGCGGCGCGTCTGGCGACTGAACTTGATTTCATCGACAAGGTGTTTTTTGTCGTGGACAGAAAAGACCTCGATTATCAGACAATGAAGGAATACCAGCGCTTCTCGCCGGACAGTGTTAATGGCTCCGACAGCACTGCCGGACTCAAGCGTAATCTGGAAAAAGACGACAATAAGATCATCGTCACCACGATCCAGAAGCTCAATAACCTGATGAAGAGCGAAGGCGATCTGCCCATTTACCACAAGCAGGTGGTCTTCATTTTTGATGAATGCCACCGCAGCCAATTTGGTGAAGCGCAGAAGAATTTGAAGAGGAAGTTTAAGCGCTTCTATCAGTTTGGTTTTACCGGCACGCCGATCTTCCCTCAGAACGCTTCGGGCGCAGAAACCACTGCAAGTGTGTTTGGCCGCGAGCTACATTCCTATGTCATCACAGATGCCATTCGTGATGAAAAGGTGCTGAAATTCAAGGTGGACTACAACGATGTTCGCCCCCAGTTCAAAGCCATCGAAACCGAGCAAGATGAGAAAAAGCTCAATGCAGCGGAAAACAAAAGAGCCCTGTTGCACCCGGAGCGAATCCGCGAAATTTCTCAATATATTCTGAATAACTTTCGCCAGAAGACTCACCGCCTGCAAGGGGGAAACAAAGGCTTTAATGCCATGTTCGCCGTGAGCGGCGTGGAAGCCGCGAAGCAGTATTATGAGACCCTGAACAAGCTTCAGGCGAATAGCGGGAAGCCGCTTAGAATCGCGACTATATTTTCCTATGCTGCCAATGAAGAGCAGGACGCTGTTGGTGACATTCAGGATGAAAGTTTTGATGTATCGGCCATGAATAGCAGCGCCAAGGAGTTTTTAAGCGCCGCTATCGCTGACTATAATACGTTTTTTAGGACCAACTTCAGCGTGGATGGTAACGGTTTCCAAAACTACTACCGCGATCTGGCGCAGCGCGTTAAATCCAAAGAAGTCGATTTGCTGATTGTGGTCGGCATGTTTCTGACCGGCTTCGATGCTCCTACACTCAATACGCTGTTCGTGGATAAAAACCTGCGCTATCACGGCTTGATTCAAGCCTATTCGCGTACCAATCGCATTTTCGATGCGACTAAAACCTTTGGTAATATTGTCACGTTCCGTGATTTGGAGGAGGCAACTGTCAACGCCATTACCCTGTTTGGTGATACGAACACCAAAAACGTGGTGCTCGAAAAAAGCTATCAGGAATATATGGAGGGCTTCACTGATGTCGTGACCGGTGAGGCACGGCGCGGTTTTGTAGATGTGGTAACCGAGCTGGAGCTGCGCTTCCCCAATCCTGATGAAATCATTAAAGAAAGCGACAAAAAGGCCTTTGCCAAACTCTTTGGCGAATATTTGCGCGTGGAAAACGTGCTGCAAAACTACGATGAATTTGCAAGCTTGAAAGCCCTGCAGAGCGTAGACACGAGTAACCCGGAGGCAGTTGAAGCTTTCAAAGCCGAGCACCATTTGAGCGATGATGATATCGCTGTGCTAAAGGCGATTAGAGTGCCGGCAGAGCGCAAAATTCAAGACTATCGATCAATTTACAACGACATCCGAGATTGGTTACGTAGAGAGAAAGCAGCCAACGAGGCAGACAAGTCCACCGTTGATTGGGATGATGTTGTGTTTGAGGTGGACCTGCTAAAGTCCCAAGAGATCAATCTCGACTACATTCTGGAGCAGATTTTTGAAAACAATAAAAAGGTGAAAGACAAAGCCGCACTTGTTGACGATGTGCGACGCATGATCAGAGCCAGCCTCGGCAATCGCGCAAAAGAAAGCCTGTTGGTCGATTTTATCAATCAAACTGATCTGGATAAGATCGGCGACAAGGCCAGCGTGATTGATGCCTTTTTCACTTTCGCCCAAGCCGAGCAACAGCGTGAGGCTGAAGACTTGATTAGCGCTGAAGGCCTGAATGTCGAAGCTGCAAAGCGCTACATAACGAATTCGATCAAGCGTGAATTCGCCAGTGATAATGGCACTGAACTGAACGCTATTCTGCCAAAAATGAGCCCGCTAAATCCGCAGTACCTGACCAAAAAACAGACCGTTTTCCAAAAGATCGTGCTGTTCGTCGAGAAGTTCAAAGGTGTTGGAGGACAAATTTAA
- a CDS encoding cupin domain-containing protein translates to MSDNHHHDRDDEGDRWKHNGVRVIKGDQLDDNTPQTPGMYRQAAINHARVGAQKIWAGTVAIEPNAKTGVHHHGPLESVIFVLRGKARMRWGDRLEYVAEAGPGDFIYVPPYVPHQEINADPDHVLECVLVRSDNEAVVVNITDVDPVEKPEEVYWVDPIHKRPG, encoded by the coding sequence ATGTCGGACAACCATCATCATGACCGCGACGACGAAGGGGACCGGTGGAAGCATAACGGCGTTCGCGTCATCAAGGGCGACCAACTTGATGACAACACGCCCCAGACGCCTGGCATGTACCGGCAGGCGGCCATCAACCATGCCCGTGTCGGTGCTCAGAAGATCTGGGCGGGCACCGTGGCCATCGAACCGAATGCCAAGACCGGCGTGCATCACCATGGTCCGCTTGAAAGCGTGATATTCGTTCTTCGCGGCAAGGCGCGCATGCGTTGGGGCGACAGGCTCGAATATGTGGCGGAGGCAGGCCCAGGCGACTTCATCTACGTGCCGCCCTATGTTCCGCACCAGGAAATCAATGCGGATCCCGACCACGTGCTCGAATGTGTCCTGGTTCGATCCGACAACGAGGCCGTGGTGGTCAACATCACTGATGTCGATCCGGTGGAAAAGCCGGAGGAAGTCTATTGGGTCGATCCGATCCACAAGCGTCCGGGTTGA
- a CDS encoding alpha/beta hydrolase — translation MTATKLLLMLSLMAAFAYMSLLGIIYVSQRTILYPGASWTPGPEQASWGESVSIRTPDGETLHGTYSRGKPDKASMLFFLGNADRIGNYDFLAQALESRGIGLLAISYRGYPGSTGTPSEVGLLTDGLAAYDWLSGRTEGKIVVIGQSLGSGVAVNTAWQRPASAVVLVSAYLSVLSLAQAQYPFFPVSLLLKDPFRSDLRIAEVRQPKLFIHGRRDAIIPLSSGEALFDIASEPKQMLIYDGSGHNDIWDTRMVGDIIRFVEALE, via the coding sequence GTGACCGCCACAAAACTCCTGCTGATGTTATCCCTGATGGCGGCTTTCGCCTATATGTCGCTGCTCGGCATCATATATGTGTCACAGCGCACCATCCTCTATCCCGGTGCAAGCTGGACACCGGGCCCGGAGCAGGCGAGTTGGGGAGAAAGCGTTTCTATCAGGACGCCCGACGGAGAGACGCTTCACGGGACCTACAGCCGAGGCAAACCCGACAAGGCGTCGATGCTGTTCTTTCTCGGCAATGCCGACCGGATCGGCAACTATGACTTCCTCGCCCAGGCGCTGGAGTCGCGGGGCATCGGCCTGCTCGCAATCTCCTATCGCGGCTATCCCGGATCAACCGGCACCCCGAGCGAGGTCGGACTGCTGACCGACGGCCTTGCCGCCTACGACTGGCTCTCGGGACGCACGGAAGGCAAGATCGTTGTGATCGGTCAGTCGCTGGGAAGCGGCGTCGCCGTGAATACGGCCTGGCAAAGACCGGCTTCCGCCGTCGTTCTGGTTTCGGCCTATCTGTCGGTCCTGTCACTCGCTCAGGCGCAATACCCATTTTTTCCGGTCAGCCTTCTTCTCAAGGATCCCTTCCGTTCGGATTTAAGAATAGCAGAGGTGAGACAACCGAAGCTGTTTATCCACGGTCGGCGCGACGCCATCATCCCGCTGTCCTCGGGCGAGGCTCTCTTTGACATTGCTTCCGAGCCCAAGCAGATGCTGATCTACGACGGCTCTGGCCACAACGACATATGGGACACCCGCATGGTCGGTGACATCATCCGCTTTGTGGAGGCGCTGGAATGA
- a CDS encoding DUF1127 domain-containing protein, which translates to MLDSTSLYENQAHVAPKLIPPQPRVPAFAALEGRGLAFRLLARLARWMDTRRGRLDLLQLSDYQLKDIGLSRGAAYNDFYKRD; encoded by the coding sequence ATGTTGGACAGCACCTCGCTTTACGAGAATCAAGCCCACGTCGCGCCAAAACTCATTCCACCGCAGCCGAGGGTTCCTGCCTTTGCTGCGCTCGAAGGGCGGGGCCTAGCCTTCCGGCTGCTCGCTCGGCTTGCCCGGTGGATGGATACGCGGCGCGGACGCTTGGACCTGCTTCAGCTTTCCGACTATCAGTTGAAGGATATTGGCCTGTCCCGCGGGGCTGCCTATAACGACTTCTACAAACGCGATTAG